Proteins encoded together in one Candidatus Methylomirabilota bacterium window:
- a CDS encoding PilN domain-containing protein, giving the protein MSDIIGLVLREDRLDGVVVRRQLRRAHALTTFSLAVGDQLEAALRAKLREAGVRTRRVHVGIPRRRAVVKVIELPTVAGADLRRMVGFELERHLPFPASEAVYDFHVVEQTPGQPVRVLLVAVERRAFERVAQLCREAGLVLRLVDVTIHSLAALAAPEAGTGPGEDRVVLHLEETEAELAVVRHGRPLLSRAFALPPNGKERGHVLIEELRRSLGGLRVADREAVADMIVTGGALPETDLVDLPIHTAISLPPGVSGLPEDSPLVPALAVALRRTDRGALRTNLMPDELRPRPFPWPVALTAGLAGLTLCLALAVPALTMIRDERQLQTLNQAIERLAPTVREVEQLVSAVERTRREVETLRSFEAQHVRALPLLRELTELLPADVWLTNLSMDQKGIELAGFAASAAPLIPLLEASPTLERVEFTSPVTKGRDREQFRLKGTWERSPAASPPPASAEPVGPTRQPGVAPPGAPPPRAR; this is encoded by the coding sequence ATGAGCGACATCATCGGGCTGGTGCTGCGCGAAGACCGTCTCGACGGCGTCGTGGTCCGGCGCCAGCTGCGCCGCGCCCACGCGCTCACCACCTTCAGCCTGGCCGTCGGGGACCAGCTCGAGGCGGCGCTCCGCGCCAAGCTCCGCGAAGCCGGCGTGCGCACCCGCCGGGTCCACGTCGGGATTCCCCGCCGACGCGCGGTGGTCAAGGTCATCGAGCTACCGACCGTGGCCGGCGCCGACCTTCGACGGATGGTCGGCTTCGAGCTGGAGCGGCACCTGCCATTCCCGGCCTCGGAGGCGGTTTACGACTTCCACGTCGTGGAGCAGACGCCCGGCCAGCCGGTCCGCGTCCTCCTCGTGGCGGTCGAGCGCCGCGCGTTCGAGCGGGTCGCCCAGCTCTGCCGGGAAGCCGGGCTCGTCCTGCGGCTCGTGGACGTGACGATCCACAGCCTGGCGGCGCTAGCCGCGCCGGAGGCGGGCACCGGGCCGGGGGAAGACCGCGTCGTCCTGCACCTCGAGGAAACCGAAGCGGAGCTCGCCGTCGTGCGGCACGGGCGCCCGCTCTTGAGCCGGGCGTTCGCGCTTCCGCCGAACGGGAAGGAACGGGGCCACGTGCTGATCGAGGAGCTCCGGCGGAGCCTCGGCGGGCTGCGGGTAGCCGACCGCGAGGCCGTGGCCGACATGATCGTGACCGGCGGCGCCCTGCCGGAGACCGACCTGGTGGACCTGCCGATCCACACGGCCATCAGCCTCCCGCCGGGCGTGAGCGGCCTCCCCGAGGACTCGCCGCTCGTGCCGGCCCTGGCCGTGGCGCTGCGGCGAACCGATCGCGGGGCGCTCCGCACCAATCTGATGCCGGATGAGCTGCGGCCGCGGCCGTTTCCCTGGCCGGTGGCGCTCACCGCCGGACTGGCCGGGCTCACCCTCTGTCTCGCTCTCGCGGTCCCGGCCCTGACCATGATCCGGGACGAGCGTCAGCTCCAGACCCTGAACCAGGCCATCGAGCGCCTCGCGCCGACCGTCCGCGAGGTGGAGCAGCTCGTCAGCGCGGTCGAGCGGACGCGGCGTGAGGTCGAGACGCTGCGTAGCTTCGAGGCGCAACACGTCCGGGCTCTGCCGCTCCTGCGGGAGCTGACCGAGCTCCTGCCGGCCGACGTCTGGCTCACCAACCTCTCCATGGACCAGAAGGGGATCGAGCTGGCCGGCTTCGCGGCCTCGGCTGCCCCGCTGATCCCGCTCCTCGAGGCCTCACCCACCCTCGAGCGCGTGGAGTTCACCTCACCGGTAACCAAGGGGCGCGACCGCGAGCAGTTCCGGCTCAAGGGAACGTGGGAGCGATCCCCCGCCGCCTCCCCCCCGCCGGCGTCGGCGGAGCCCGTCGGCCCGACACGCCAGCCCGGGGTGGCTCCTCCGGGCGCGCCACCTCCGAGGGCGCGATGA
- the gspM gene encoding type II secretion system protein GspM, producing MTVATLRPRERRLLIIGGIAAAVVLGYMYVVEPLVARHERVRTLIASRENLLTRQQRLVARRERFVQERKALQAELTQRRARLLPGDKPPLAASELQKLVKATAEDTGVEIRSERILPTTERGGYAEVPVEVTLSGPIRSIVSFLYRLEGVPVQVSVQDLKLRVASIGAPREILATLALTGYIATGSPGEPRPSGPGRTPGA from the coding sequence ATGACCGTCGCCACCCTTCGTCCCCGCGAGCGGCGCCTCTTGATCATCGGCGGGATCGCCGCCGCCGTGGTCCTGGGGTACATGTACGTCGTGGAGCCGCTCGTGGCACGCCACGAGCGGGTGCGCACCTTGATCGCCTCGCGCGAGAACCTCCTCACGCGTCAGCAGCGACTCGTCGCGCGTCGCGAGCGGTTCGTGCAGGAGCGGAAGGCCTTGCAGGCCGAGCTGACCCAGCGCCGCGCCCGCCTCCTGCCCGGCGACAAGCCCCCTCTCGCGGCCTCCGAGCTCCAGAAGCTGGTCAAGGCCACCGCGGAGGACACGGGCGTCGAGATTCGGAGCGAACGCATCCTGCCCACGACGGAGCGCGGCGGCTATGCCGAGGTCCCCGTGGAAGTCACGCTCTCCGGTCCGATCCGGTCGATCGTTTCCTTCCTCTACCGCCTGGAAGGGGTGCCCGTCCAGGTGAGCGTCCAGGACCTGAAGCTGCGGGTCGCCTCCATCGGCGCGCCGCGGGAGATCCTGGCCACGCTGGCCCTGACGGGCTACATCGCGACGGGCAGTCCCGGTGAGCCGCGGCCGTCCGGTCCCGGCCGAACACCGGGGGCATAG
- a CDS encoding type II secretion system protein N yields the protein MLNRVLLVLDVLLVLASGALGVHLYRVWTPAPASATPAPPAAAGAAPAAPSAAPKAPPNPLSTYAVVAERNLFSPTRNEAPAETPKVPTVAQTPPAPPAPKPRLYGVVIGPDGGSRAYLEDPRTRKVFGYAVGDSVADSRLEQIRNDRVVLRRGSEVFEVMLRDPSKPKPTAAPQVPIRGIPGATRGVPVPGAVPEVEEEPVVPTPMVPGAMVPGQPYDPSTGVPLQPGFPGMPGQPFFPPGSTIPSMPPESPMVGPRRPPVRTPGSVPGNPTIPQGRSYPQGAGRP from the coding sequence ATGCTGAACCGCGTGCTGCTCGTGCTGGACGTGCTCCTCGTCCTCGCGTCGGGCGCCCTCGGCGTCCATCTCTATCGCGTGTGGACCCCCGCGCCGGCCAGCGCCACGCCGGCCCCACCCGCCGCGGCGGGGGCGGCTCCCGCGGCGCCGTCGGCGGCCCCGAAGGCGCCGCCGAACCCGCTGTCGACCTATGCGGTGGTGGCCGAGCGGAATCTCTTCAGCCCGACCCGGAACGAGGCACCCGCGGAGACGCCCAAGGTCCCGACGGTGGCCCAGACCCCCCCCGCGCCCCCGGCGCCCAAGCCGCGGCTCTACGGCGTCGTCATCGGGCCCGACGGGGGATCGCGCGCGTACCTCGAGGACCCGCGGACGCGAAAGGTCTTCGGCTACGCGGTCGGGGATTCGGTGGCCGACAGCCGCCTGGAGCAGATCCGGAACGATCGCGTCGTCCTGCGCCGCGGCAGCGAGGTTTTCGAGGTGATGCTGCGCGACCCGTCCAAGCCGAAGCCGACGGCAGCCCCGCAGGTCCCCATCCGCGGGATCCCCGGCGCCACGCGCGGCGTGCCGGTGCCAGGCGCCGTGCCGGAGGTCGAGGAAGAACCCGTGGTGCCCACGCCGATGGTGCCGGGGGCGATGGTCCCCGGGCAGCCTTATGACCCGAGCACCGGCGTCCCCTTGCAGCCGGGATTTCCCGGGATGCCGGGGCAGCCATTCTTCCCACCCGGCTCGACGATCCCCTCGATGCCCCCCGAGAGCCCCATGGTCGGGCCTCGGCGGCCTCCCGTTCGGACTCCCGGCTCGGTGCCCGGGAACCCGACGATTCCCCAGGGGCGATCTTACCCGCAGGGAGCCGGGCGCCCGTGA